AAGGCGCTGCTGGGAGGCATGCTTCTGGCTATGGCCATTTCCTTTGTAAAGGGCGGCCCGCACAACATATTACCTGCGTTCGGACAGGTGGAAGGAGCGGGATCTTCGACAAGTGCGACCAATATGTTTGCCGGAATCGTATCCGTTCTTGTTATGACACCGTTCTTCTATGCTGGATTTGATACGATTCCGCAGCAGGCAGAGGAAGCGGCGGAGGGCCTTGACTGGAATAAATTCGGCAAGGTGATCAGTATGGCGTTATTGGCTGCCGGCGGTTTCTACATGATCTGTATCTATTCCTTCGGAACCATTATTCCGTGGTCCGATTTTGTAAAGAATTCCGTTCCGGCTCTGGCCTGCTTAAGAGACATCAATATGATCCTGTATGTCATTATGCTGGTTATCGCAACCTTAGGGC
This genomic interval from Anaerotignum faecicola contains the following:
- a CDS encoding amino acid permease; the protein is PFLRSVKLYTIMGADVYLFPTIIALGFACYVIFLNFKGASSAAKLQAFLTKALLGGMLLAMAISFVKGGPHNILPAFGQVEGAGSSTSATNMFAGIVSVLVMTPFFYAGFDTIPQQAEEAAEGLDWNKFGKVISMALLAAGGFYMICIYSFGTIIPWSDFVKNSVPALACLRDINMILYVIMLVIATLG